Proteins encoded within one genomic window of Empedobacter falsenii:
- the yihA gene encoding ribosome biogenesis GTP-binding protein YihA/YsxC: MIKKAEFVKSSQKYTDCPDPFKPEYAFIGRSNVGKSSLINMLADKKALAKTSATPGKTQLINTFEMDDTWYLADLPGYGFAKAPKGVRGGFNKMIYDYIEFRKNLVNVFLLIDSRHTPQKIDLQFMEWLGNKQIPFAIVFTKLDKLTSTQMQKNLNHYKNELLKTWEELPKIFTSSASSKIGKLEILGYIDSLNEHLVDEFKKEQYKKEY; this comes from the coding sequence ATGATTAAAAAAGCTGAATTCGTAAAAAGTTCGCAAAAATATACAGATTGTCCAGATCCTTTCAAACCAGAATACGCATTTATTGGGCGTTCTAATGTTGGAAAATCGTCATTAATCAATATGTTAGCAGATAAAAAAGCATTAGCTAAAACTTCTGCAACACCAGGTAAAACTCAATTGATTAATACATTCGAAATGGATGATACTTGGTATTTAGCCGATTTACCAGGTTATGGTTTTGCTAAAGCACCAAAAGGTGTCCGTGGTGGTTTCAATAAAATGATTTATGATTACATTGAGTTTCGTAAAAACTTAGTAAATGTTTTTTTATTGATTGATTCTCGACACACGCCTCAAAAAATAGATTTACAGTTTATGGAATGGTTAGGAAACAAACAAATTCCGTTTGCGATTGTATTTACAAAATTAGATAAACTAACGAGTACACAAATGCAAAAAAACTTGAATCATTACAAAAACGAGTTATTAAAAACTTGGGAAGAATTACCAAAAATATTTACAAGTTCGGCTTCGAGTAAAATTGGTAAATTAGAAATCTTAGGCTACATTGATAGTTTGAACGAACATCTTGTAGACGAGTTTAAGAAAGAACAATACAAAAAAGAATATTAA
- a CDS encoding type II toxin-antitoxin system RelE/ParE family toxin, whose translation MTIKSKGKGKSGGARVITHLFIENETVYLLSLYDKSEQNSISDKEIKDLLKLIK comes from the coding sequence TTGACAATAAAATCGAAAGGAAAAGGTAAAAGCGGTGGAGCAAGAGTAATAACGCATCTTTTTATTGAAAACGAAACAGTTTATCTACTTTCTCTTTACGATAAAAGCGAGCAAAATTCTATCTCCGATAAAGAAATAAAAGATTTACTAAAACTGATAAAATAA
- the lgt gene encoding prolipoprotein diacylglyceryl transferase: protein MINLISFIDWDPKPYLFEIAGFKVHIYSLCWIVAFVVGWYLMSNIFKKENQKKELLDPLFLYTFIGAIVGARLGEYIFYDPAAFIERPIEVFLPVQHSPGQSAFFGLLQDYEFVGFSGLASHGAALGVILTSYLFSRKYLHRNVLWLLDRIAVVVPFGGAAVRIGNFYNSEIVGKASELPWAVKFHQQSLGYGEVIPRHPAQIYEAIGYVILGIIMLYMYNKTDKRKYLGALLGVFLFLLFLIRFVVEFYKENQGEEAVAQMLNIGLNNGQILSIPFMLIGLYLFISSKNRLDTNQP from the coding sequence ATGATTAACTTAATTTCGTTTATCGATTGGGATCCAAAACCTTATTTATTTGAAATAGCAGGATTCAAAGTACATATTTACAGTTTATGTTGGATAGTTGCCTTTGTCGTAGGTTGGTATTTGATGTCGAACATTTTCAAGAAAGAAAATCAGAAAAAAGAATTACTTGATCCTTTATTCCTTTACACATTTATTGGAGCAATTGTAGGTGCAAGACTTGGAGAATATATTTTTTATGATCCAGCAGCGTTTATCGAACGACCAATCGAAGTTTTCTTACCTGTACAACATTCACCAGGACAAAGTGCTTTCTTTGGTCTATTACAAGATTACGAATTTGTAGGATTTAGTGGACTTGCAAGTCACGGAGCAGCATTGGGTGTAATTTTAACTTCCTATTTATTTAGTAGAAAATATTTGCATCGCAATGTATTATGGTTATTAGACCGTATTGCTGTTGTTGTTCCTTTTGGTGGAGCTGCGGTTCGAATTGGAAACTTTTACAACTCAGAAATTGTAGGAAAGGCATCAGAATTACCTTGGGCAGTAAAATTTCATCAACAAAGTTTGGGATATGGAGAAGTAATCCCTCGTCATCCAGCTCAAATTTATGAAGCAATAGGGTATGTTATCTTAGGAATTATCATGCTTTATATGTACAACAAAACAGACAAGAGAAAATATTTAGGAGCCTTGTTAGGCGTATTCTTATTTTTATTATTTTTAATACGATTTGTTGTTGAGTTCTATAAAGAAAATCAAGGTGAAGAAGCTGTTGCTCAAATGTTGAATATAGGATTAAACAATGGTCAAATCTTAAGTATTCCTTTTATGTTAATCGGTTTATACTTATTTATCTCTTCTAAAAATAGATTAGATACCAATCAACCTTAG
- the mscL gene encoding large conductance mechanosensitive channel protein MscL, with translation MGFFKEFKEFAVKGNVVDLAVGVVIGGAFGKIVTSLVEDIITPAILNPALKAINAENLAALVIPGTAIKYGSFLAAAISFIVVAFALFVMIKGINKLKKEAPAEEPVPAGPTQEELLAEIRDLLKNK, from the coding sequence ATGGGATTTTTTAAAGAATTTAAAGAGTTTGCAGTAAAAGGTAACGTAGTAGATTTAGCTGTCGGTGTAGTTATCGGTGGTGCCTTTGGTAAAATTGTTACTTCTTTAGTTGAAGATATCATTACGCCAGCCATTTTAAATCCAGCCTTGAAAGCTATTAACGCTGAAAATTTAGCTGCATTAGTAATACCAGGGACTGCAATTAAATATGGTAGCTTTTTAGCTGCTGCTATTTCTTTTATAGTTGTTGCATTTGCTTTATTCGTAATGATTAAAGGAATTAACAAATTGAAAAAAGAAGCTCCTGCTGAAGAACCAGTACCTGCAGGACCAACACAAGAAGAATTATTGGCTGAAATTCGTGATTTGTTAAAAAACAAATAA
- a CDS encoding tyrosine-type recombinase/integrase gives MTLENYLEKQLHKSTVSNYLYEINRFKKHFPNHEKCHYSQLMHYIGILRNRYQPKTIKRVVYALKKYYDYLIEIEVRKDNPAHFIKLRDAKPTAVQLQDLWTDKELKTLLEPRKERYPILAKRNQIILSLFVHQAVLVKEITQILLEDIDLEKAEIYIRETGMTNSRTLPLKAEQILLFYQYLQEDRPELERIKQPYFILNKLGSPTTADDINYLLSTYQKGVDKRLTSVKIRQSVITNLLSQGHNLRAVQLFCGHKFLDTTEKYKQSGIKALQDAIDKHHPLQ, from the coding sequence ATGACTTTAGAAAATTATCTTGAAAAACAGTTACATAAAAGCACTGTTAGCAATTATTTATATGAGATCAATCGGTTCAAAAAACACTTTCCAAATCACGAAAAATGCCACTATTCACAGCTGATGCACTACATCGGGATTTTACGGAATCGTTACCAACCCAAAACCATTAAACGTGTGGTCTATGCCCTCAAAAAATACTATGATTATCTGATTGAAATAGAGGTCAGAAAAGATAATCCTGCACACTTTATCAAGCTTCGGGATGCAAAACCAACAGCCGTACAATTACAGGATTTATGGACGGATAAAGAACTGAAAACCTTACTTGAACCACGAAAAGAACGTTATCCTATTTTAGCCAAACGCAATCAAATTATACTGAGTTTATTCGTTCATCAAGCCGTTTTGGTCAAGGAAATTACCCAAATTCTACTCGAAGATATCGACCTCGAAAAAGCAGAAATTTACATCCGAGAAACAGGTATGACCAACAGTAGAACCTTGCCCTTAAAAGCAGAACAAATCCTTTTATTTTATCAGTATTTACAGGAAGATCGACCCGAATTAGAGCGAATAAAACAACCGTATTTTATTCTCAATAAATTAGGAAGTCCAACCACCGCAGACGACATCAATTACCTGTTATCGACTTATCAAAAAGGAGTTGATAAGCGATTAACTTCAGTTAAAATCAGACAAAGTGTGATTACTAATTTACTCAGTCAAGGGCATAATTTACGGGCAGTTCAGCTGTTTTGTGGGCATAAATTTCTGGACACAACCGAGAAATACAAACAATCCGGAATCAAAGCCTTACAAGATGCTATCGACAAGCATCATCCTTTACAATAG
- a CDS encoding thioredoxin family protein: MKKLTMFFSLMILSLSFAFGQQTEKPKIYSEEANPKVDIANAVQKASTEKKHVLLQIGGNWCAWCVMFDKLTKENQEVKDYIANNYEVVHVNYSPKNKNEETLAALKHPERFGFPVFVILDEKGNLIHTQNSAYLESKEVKGHDPKVVLEFLQNWSYKALDPASYTKK; the protein is encoded by the coding sequence ATGAAAAAATTAACTATGTTTTTTAGCTTAATGATTTTATCATTAAGTTTTGCATTTGGTCAACAAACAGAAAAACCAAAAATTTATAGCGAAGAAGCAAATCCGAAAGTAGATATTGCGAATGCGGTGCAAAAAGCTTCTACTGAAAAGAAACACGTTTTATTGCAAATTGGTGGTAACTGGTGCGCTTGGTGTGTGATGTTTGATAAATTGACGAAAGAAAATCAAGAAGTAAAAGACTATATCGCGAATAATTATGAAGTAGTTCATGTAAATTATTCTCCAAAAAATAAAAACGAAGAAACGTTAGCTGCATTGAAACATCCAGAGCGTTTTGGGTTTCCTGTTTTTGTGATTTTAGATGAGAAAGGAAATTTAATTCACACACAAAATTCGGCTTATCTTGAAAGCAAAGAAGTGAAAGGACACGATCCGAAAGTTGTGTTAGAATTTTTACAAAACTGGTCTTACAAAGCATTAGATCCAGCGAGTTATACTAAAAAATAA
- a CDS encoding RNA polymerase sigma factor has translation MLEKEYELLKKGDPKALEQIYSRHKRLLFWIGKQIITDEFVVECLVQDAFLRLWEYRDNIERPEHIFYFTRLVLKHSCYSHYKSSKNIFFRSVHSLDSYENYDSYLTGYDPLEVAENIKDKVIHDQHYEEIRKILPLLSGERKHLIELCLKYGFRYKAIANAMGKRVSETSKEIKSAIEDLKNLINSHDVLVSKKKIVSKEKEQNQMTEKQSLILKLRFEKKQSFTTIAQTLELSQKEVHNEFVVAYKLSQQNKFTPLNN, from the coding sequence ATGCTAGAAAAAGAATATGAATTATTGAAAAAAGGCGATCCAAAAGCTTTGGAGCAAATCTATTCACGACATAAAAGACTACTTTTTTGGATTGGTAAACAAATAATTACGGATGAATTTGTTGTAGAATGTTTGGTACAAGATGCTTTTCTTAGATTATGGGAATATCGAGATAACATAGAAAGACCTGAACATATCTTTTATTTCACGCGACTTGTATTGAAACACAGTTGTTATTCTCATTATAAGAGTTCTAAAAATATATTTTTTAGGTCGGTGCATTCATTAGATAGTTACGAGAATTATGATAGTTATTTGACTGGATACGATCCGTTAGAGGTTGCAGAAAACATAAAGGATAAAGTAATACATGACCAACATTATGAAGAAATTAGAAAAATATTACCCTTATTAAGTGGTGAAAGAAAACATTTGATTGAACTCTGCTTGAAATATGGATTCAGATACAAAGCGATTGCCAATGCAATGGGAAAAAGAGTTTCAGAAACGAGTAAGGAGATTAAAAGTGCAATAGAGGATCTTAAGAACCTTATAAATAGTCATGATGTATTAGTGTCTAAAAAGAAAATAGTTTCTAAGGAAAAGGAACAAAATCAAATGACCGAAAAACAATCGTTGATTTTAAAACTTCGATTCGAGAAGAAACAATCGTTTACAACCATTGCTCAGACATTAGAACTTTCTCAGAAAGAAGTGCACAATGAATTTGTAGTTGCTTATAAATTGTCTCAACAAAATAAGTTTACCCCCCTAAATAACTAA
- a CDS encoding outer membrane beta-barrel family protein has protein sequence MRLRSLFALIFICVCAGLNAQELLKIKGKVLSSENKPVEYTTISLESSEDGVVAEAATDAKGEFTVEAKAGQYVIVIEPLGYDVIEKQVNLESALDLGTFTVKTTQTVSLGAAVVTAEKPIYKVELDKKVYDMANDPMSQGQTLSDALANVPSVSVDAQGNVSLRGNDNVKFLIDGKPSGMLGVSDVAEALKNIPAENVERIELVTNPSARYEASGSAGIINIVLKKGSNTGFNGSVTLNGGIPKMVGGNVNLNYKTKKYNIYTTLGTRYMDREGEGNALTTNYPNGIISDYRKTDTNNNRIRRNYNARLGGEYYLDDKNTLGASAGYRYNNGNNINDVRYYYYDALWNQTDKTARIENEKELEKSFDADFNYKHAFDTKGHEFTFTGRYSYQKEDENGIIRNLNASDVLTGNERTYSLETQNSAVFTADYVRPIGEKGKFELGARVDLSDTKTNSGNNTINTYGTETPNKAFLADIDNQQNVYAGYVQYGNAIGEKFQYFAGLRVESSDMEIANHSEGNTISKKYTDLFPTLTLNYKLTDKNEMQLSYSRRVRRPMGFMLMPYFSSVNALDVRRGNPDLNPTYTNSFELSYIATVGKLMVTPSLFYQRTTDVINDFQTYNYIESGNPLKPYNQAFETMPVNAGNEDRYGLDLTATYRPFKWWNLMFNVNLFGYNRTGSYSATISDYLNPDTGVTESKEFTQSFKGDGFSSRGRLSSNFILPADLKLQIAGNYMGGMKTAQQKTEDNLSMDLSLSKDLLKKRASLTLNIRDVFNSRKREQTTFYEESENYQSMRWMKRSINLSFTYRFKNTNEKEQRGKQQRSNGEEMGGGEEMQMQSAS, from the coding sequence ATGAGGTTAAGAAGTTTATTTGCTTTGATTTTTATTTGTGTTTGTGCAGGATTGAATGCGCAAGAGCTTTTAAAAATTAAAGGGAAAGTCTTATCAAGTGAAAACAAGCCTGTAGAATATACTACAATATCGCTTGAAAGCTCGGAAGATGGAGTTGTGGCAGAAGCGGCAACGGATGCAAAAGGAGAATTTACAGTAGAAGCAAAGGCAGGACAATATGTTATTGTGATTGAGCCATTGGGATACGATGTAATAGAAAAACAAGTTAATTTAGAGTCTGCATTAGATCTAGGTACTTTTACTGTAAAAACAACGCAAACTGTATCATTGGGAGCAGCAGTTGTAACAGCGGAAAAACCAATTTATAAGGTAGAATTGGACAAGAAAGTATATGATATGGCGAATGATCCAATGTCGCAAGGTCAAACATTGTCTGATGCTTTAGCAAATGTACCATCGGTTTCTGTAGATGCACAAGGAAACGTTTCATTAAGAGGGAATGATAATGTAAAGTTTTTGATTGATGGAAAACCTTCGGGAATGTTAGGTGTTTCTGATGTAGCAGAAGCTTTAAAAAATATTCCGGCCGAAAATGTTGAGCGTATCGAATTGGTGACAAATCCTTCTGCACGTTACGAGGCTTCTGGTTCTGCAGGGATTATCAATATTGTTTTAAAGAAAGGTTCTAATACAGGTTTTAATGGTTCTGTAACGTTAAATGGAGGAATTCCTAAAATGGTTGGAGGAAACGTAAACTTGAACTACAAAACAAAAAAATATAACATCTATACTACTTTAGGTACACGTTATATGGATAGAGAAGGAGAAGGGAATGCTTTGACAACAAACTATCCGAATGGAATTATTTCTGATTATAGAAAAACAGATACGAACAACAATAGAATTCGTAGAAACTATAATGCACGTTTAGGAGGTGAATATTATTTAGATGATAAAAATACATTAGGAGCTTCTGCAGGATATCGTTACAATAATGGAAATAATATTAATGATGTTAGATACTATTATTATGATGCATTATGGAATCAAACAGATAAAACTGCTCGTATCGAAAATGAAAAAGAGTTAGAAAAAAGTTTTGATGCGGATTTTAACTACAAACACGCTTTTGATACAAAAGGACATGAGTTTACTTTTACAGGACGTTACTCGTACCAAAAAGAAGACGAAAATGGAATTATTCGTAATTTAAATGCAAGTGATGTATTGACAGGAAATGAAAGAACATATAGTTTAGAAACTCAAAATTCTGCAGTTTTTACAGCAGATTATGTTCGTCCAATTGGAGAAAAAGGGAAATTTGAACTAGGTGCACGTGTTGATTTAAGCGATACAAAAACAAATAGTGGAAATAATACAATTAATACGTACGGAACAGAAACTCCAAATAAAGCTTTCTTGGCTGATATTGACAATCAACAAAATGTTTACGCTGGATATGTGCAATATGGAAATGCAATTGGAGAAAAATTCCAATACTTTGCAGGTTTACGTGTAGAAAGTTCTGATATGGAAATTGCAAATCATTCAGAAGGAAATACAATCTCAAAAAAATATACAGATTTATTCCCAACATTAACATTGAATTATAAATTGACAGATAAAAATGAGATGCAATTAAGCTATTCTCGTCGTGTTCGTCGTCCAATGGGATTCATGTTGATGCCATATTTTTCTAGTGTAAATGCATTAGATGTTCGTCGTGGTAATCCAGATCTTAATCCAACATATACTAATTCATTTGAATTATCGTATATCGCAACAGTTGGTAAATTGATGGTGACACCAAGTTTATTCTACCAAAGAACAACTGATGTGATTAATGATTTCCAAACATATAATTATATAGAGTCAGGAAATCCTTTAAAACCATATAATCAAGCATTCGAAACAATGCCAGTTAATGCAGGAAATGAAGATCGTTATGGTTTAGATTTAACTGCTACTTATCGTCCTTTCAAATGGTGGAATTTAATGTTTAATGTCAACTTATTTGGATACAATAGAACAGGTTCTTACTCAGCAACAATTTCAGATTATTTAAATCCAGATACAGGAGTTACAGAGTCGAAAGAATTTACACAAAGTTTCAAAGGAGATGGATTTAGTTCTCGTGGACGTTTATCATCAAACTTTATTTTACCAGCTGATTTAAAATTACAAATCGCAGGTAATTATATGGGAGGAATGAAAACTGCTCAACAAAAAACAGAAGATAACTTATCAATGGATTTATCTTTATCAAAAGATTTATTGAAAAAGAGAGCTTCATTAACATTAAATATTCGTGATGTATTCAATTCTCGTAAAAGAGAGCAAACAACTTTCTACGAAGAATCAGAAAACTATCAAAGTATGCGTTGGATGAAACGCTCTATTAACCTTTCATTTACGTATCGTTTCAAAAATACAAACGAGAAAGAGCAACGTGGTAAACAACAACGTTCAAATGGAGAAGAAATGGGAGGTGGAGAAGAAATGCAAATGCAATCAGCTTCTTAG
- a CDS encoding transposase, producing MENSTVFLTRKIQLITDLPTQEERKEVLSTLYKWQNRCFIAANLIVSHLYVQEMVKDFFYFSDGIKYKLVDENKDEDGILKCSRSTTIYRVLSKRFKDEVPMYILSSLMNTLYLSFKKDCVRYWKGELSLKIFKRDIAIPFNIARISKFSYDTDKKYIYFKLYKIPFKTYLGRDYIDNYKLLEQIVSKEIRICRSHIKLEKNKIFWVFTVEIEKEKNQLQPDIIAEVSLSLEYPLVVKIGRSQLTIGSKEEFLYRRLAIQASRKRILEGVPYCKGGKGKARKLKIAKKLQNTESKYVHHRLHVYSRMLIDFCVEKKAGTIVILDQEEKIEIAKEERFVLRNWSYYELINKIKYKADKAGIELVTA from the coding sequence ATGGAAAATTCTACAGTTTTTTTAACACGTAAAATACAGCTAATTACTGATTTACCGACTCAAGAAGAACGAAAAGAAGTTTTGAGTACGCTTTATAAATGGCAAAATAGATGTTTTATAGCGGCTAATTTGATTGTTTCTCATTTGTATGTGCAAGAAATGGTGAAAGATTTTTTTTATTTCTCTGACGGAATCAAATATAAATTAGTAGACGAAAACAAAGATGAAGATGGTATACTCAAATGTTCACGGTCGACTACCATTTATCGTGTACTCTCAAAACGTTTTAAGGACGAAGTTCCAATGTATATATTGTCTAGTTTGATGAATACGTTATACCTATCCTTCAAGAAGGATTGTGTCAGGTATTGGAAAGGTGAACTTTCATTAAAAATTTTTAAACGAGATATAGCAATTCCTTTTAATATAGCGAGGATAAGTAAATTCTCGTATGATACAGATAAAAAATACATTTATTTTAAACTTTATAAAATACCTTTTAAAACGTATCTTGGAAGAGATTATATTGATAATTATAAGCTATTGGAGCAAATAGTAAGTAAAGAAATTAGAATTTGTAGATCGCATATTAAATTAGAAAAAAATAAAATATTTTGGGTATTCACTGTAGAAATTGAAAAAGAAAAAAATCAATTACAACCCGATATTATTGCAGAAGTTTCCTTGTCGTTGGAATATCCGTTGGTTGTAAAAATAGGGAGATCTCAACTTACCATTGGTAGCAAAGAAGAATTTTTGTACAGAAGATTAGCGATACAAGCTTCTCGTAAAAGAATACTAGAAGGAGTGCCTTATTGCAAAGGAGGGAAAGGAAAAGCAAGAAAATTAAAAATAGCAAAAAAATTACAAAATACAGAGAGTAAATATGTTCATCATCGGCTACATGTTTACAGTAGAATGTTAATTGATTTTTGCGTTGAAAAAAAAGCAGGAACGATAGTTATTCTAGATCAAGAAGAAAAAATAGAAATAGCCAAAGAAGAAAGATTTGTCTTAAGAAACTGGAGCTATTATGAGCTCATAAATAAAATAAAATATAAAGCTGATAAAGCAGGTATTGAGCTTGTAACAGCTTAA
- a CDS encoding type II 3-dehydroquinate dehydratase produces MKQIQIINGPNLNLLGVREPEIYGTQTFEDFFEHELRKQFPEVSLHYFQSNHEGDIIDKLHEIGFKYDGIILNAGAYTHYSYAIADAIKAITTKVIEVHISDIYAREDFRKNSVTGESCLKIISGKGLPGYVEAVNDFVK; encoded by the coding sequence ATGAAACAAATACAAATTATAAACGGACCTAATTTAAATTTACTTGGCGTTCGCGAACCAGAAATTTATGGAACACAAACTTTCGAAGATTTTTTTGAACATGAATTGAGAAAGCAATTTCCAGAAGTTTCGTTGCATTATTTTCAATCAAATCACGAAGGAGATATTATTGATAAGTTGCACGAAATAGGTTTTAAATATGACGGAATTATCTTAAATGCTGGTGCGTATACGCATTATTCGTATGCGATTGCAGATGCGATAAAAGCGATTACGACTAAAGTGATAGAAGTTCATATTTCGGATATTTATGCACGCGAAGATTTTAGAAAAAATAGTGTAACAGGTGAAAGTTGTTTAAAAATTATTTCAGGAAAAGGTTTACCAGGTTATGTTGAAGCTGTGAATGATTTTGTGAAATAA
- a CDS encoding Spy/CpxP family protein refolding chaperone, which produces MRTAFYKYVGLGLIAFTLTTASAQDRNEGSREQKLQQLKKDLNLTDAQVIKIKQIEDSYKDEKIELKRKMKEVREKEFNEINAVFTPEQKATLKELHAKKHQNKKGAN; this is translated from the coding sequence ATGAGAACAGCATTTTATAAATATGTAGGATTAGGATTAATTGCTTTCACTTTAACAACTGCTTCAGCGCAAGACAGAAATGAAGGATCAAGAGAGCAGAAATTACAACAATTAAAAAAAGATTTGAACTTGACAGATGCTCAAGTCATCAAAATCAAACAAATTGAAGACAGCTACAAAGACGAAAAAATTGAATTGAAACGAAAAATGAAAGAAGTTCGTGAAAAAGAATTTAATGAAATCAATGCTGTTTTTACGCCAGAACAAAAAGCAACATTGAAAGAATTGCACGCCAAAAAACATCAAAATAAAAAAGGAGCTAATTAA
- the yidD gene encoding membrane protein insertion efficiency factor YidD, with protein sequence MNKILVTPFILLVRFYQLAISPWMGSNCRFQPTCSSYMIEALKEHGLLKGLWLGTKRIGRCHPWGGHGYDPVPKKKN encoded by the coding sequence ATGAACAAAATTTTGGTTACACCATTTATTCTGTTGGTAAGATTTTATCAATTAGCAATTTCTCCTTGGATGGGAAGTAATTGTAGATTTCAACCAACTTGCTCTTCTTACATGATAGAGGCGTTAAAAGAACATGGTTTACTGAAAGGTTTGTGGCTCGGAACAAAAAGAATTGGTCGCTGTCATCCTTGGGGAGGACATGGATACGACCCTGTACCTAAAAAGAAAAATTAA
- a CDS encoding replication-associated recombination protein A, whose amino-acid sequence MNAPLAERMRPKTLEEYINQKHLVGENGPIKMMLQHDMIASMIFWGPPGTGKTTLAQLISELTDRPFYTLSAINSGVKEVREVIEKAKNQNLFSGTKNPILFIDEIHRFNKSQQDSLLGAVETGLVTLIGATTENPSFEVVPALLSRAQVYVLKHLEKEDLVDLIERAIEKDKVLSKLNIELVETNALLRYSGGDARKLLNGLELVINSFSPTDKIIINDEIVHERIQQNLARYDKTGEQHYDIISAFIKSIRGSDPNGAVYWLARMIEGGEDLKFIARRMLISASEDVGNANPTAMILANNTFQAVSVIGYPESRILLSQCAVYLANSPKSNATYLAIGKAQQIVKQTGDLPVPLHLRNAPTKLMKDLDYGKEYKYSHDFPGNFAEQEFLPNEISGTTFYEPGNNKREQVDKQSLNQKWKGKYGY is encoded by the coding sequence ATGAATGCGCCTTTAGCTGAAAGAATGCGTCCAAAAACGCTTGAAGAATACATTAATCAAAAGCATTTGGTGGGCGAAAACGGACCAATAAAAATGATGTTGCAACATGATATGATTGCTTCGATGATTTTTTGGGGACCGCCAGGAACAGGAAAAACGACACTTGCACAATTAATTTCCGAATTGACTGATCGACCATTTTATACGTTGAGCGCCATAAATTCTGGTGTGAAAGAAGTGCGTGAAGTAATTGAAAAAGCAAAGAATCAAAATTTGTTTTCGGGAACGAAAAATCCGATTTTATTTATAGATGAAATTCATCGTTTCAATAAATCACAGCAAGACAGTTTGTTGGGAGCGGTAGAAACTGGTTTGGTGACTTTGATTGGAGCAACAACCGAAAATCCAAGTTTCGAAGTTGTTCCAGCTTTGCTTTCGCGTGCGCAAGTTTATGTGTTGAAACATCTCGAAAAAGAAGATTTAGTTGATTTAATCGAACGAGCTATAGAAAAAGATAAGGTTTTATCTAAATTAAATATTGAATTAGTTGAAACAAATGCATTATTAAGATATTCGGGTGGTGATGCAAGAAAACTGTTGAATGGTTTGGAGTTGGTGATTAATAGTTTTTCTCCAACAGATAAAATCATCATCAACGATGAAATTGTACATGAACGTATTCAGCAAAATTTAGCGCGTTATGATAAAACGGGTGAACAGCATTACGATATTATTTCCGCTTTTATCAAATCGATTCGTGGTTCAGATCCGAATGGAGCGGTTTATTGGTTGGCTCGAATGATTGAAGGTGGTGAAGATTTGAAATTTATTGCGCGACGAATGTTGATTTCGGCTTCTGAAGATGTGGGAAATGCAAATCCAACTGCAATGATTTTGGCGAATAATACATTTCAAGCTGTTTCGGTGATTGGTTATCCAGAATCTCGTATTTTATTGAGCCAATGTGCGGTTTATTTGGCGAATTCTCCAAAAAGTAATGCGACTTATTTAGCGATTGGTAAAGCGCAACAAATCGTTAAACAAACGGGCGATTTACCTGTTCCGTTGCATTTACGAAACGCACCAACTAAGTTGATGAAAGATTTGGATTATGGAAAAGAATATAAATATTCGCACGATTTTCCAGGAAATTTTGCTGAGCAAGAATTTTTACCAAATGAAATTTCGGGGACGACTTTTTATGAGCCAGGAAATAATAAGCGAGAGCAAGTGGATAAACAATCGCTCAATCAAAAGTGGAAGGGAAAGTATGGGTACTAA